A window from Podospora bellae-mahoneyi strain CBS 112042 chromosome 1 map unlocalized CBS112042p_1, whole genome shotgun sequence encodes these proteins:
- a CDS encoding uncharacterized protein (COG:B; EggNog:ENOG503P26V) → MPPTPPPGTAFSSGPHGRSLVATQDFTPGSLIATFSSPTLALPDGPSMRTTCNYCLRVGSNEGFSPVSLKACTGCRAAVYCGPTCQRAHWKSIHKAECKMFARVRETTGKDWHVAPFLLPTPVRALAQVLLTNDKGIRDPFDGSDPLESNLEGFKADEQVWGDFELQAMAAMTYSGVFMNEDGLRAAMRFLCQIQTNAFNRLDADTGMSGIFLDPALARVNHSCVPNAFIGFDKRTATLRAERPIKEGEEITISYIANDKPRSIRREGLRLYYFECDCPRCVDDLDVYQVAQTSPVISLNSFSLQPDPTKFREPAIDKSGISMNQIEIIYKVVYDQTKSEQDTSIEAARTRWKLCKPLVEAKMWAVEPLPTTILLLATNWQTNYKWAVYALPLACFLATQCDPIKLVAPFMPWRIKGVMIITKLLAFTGELTSSGELAKRCTHEGIVGALAMADQVTMCQALLHIVVHQCSIGAAEDWDVLKEAKMMLKDLESLPGRVDESKMVQAWARDPEDPQAKAFFESEVLKPVNTLASFALEILEDVLVQGQGSVVRR, encoded by the exons atgccaccaacaccgccccCAGGaacagccttctcctccggcccTCATGGCCGCTCCCTCGTAGCAACCCAGGACTTCACCCCTGGCTCCCTCATCgccaccttttcctccccgaccctcgccctccccgaTGGCCCCAGCATGAGAACAACATGCAACTACTGTCTCCGTGTCGGTTCCAATGAGGgcttctcccccgtctcaCTCAAAGCCTGTACCGGCTGCAGGGCAGCTGTGTACTGCGGCCCAACGTGCCAGCGTGCCCACTGGAAGTCGATCCACAAGGCCGAGTGTAAGATGTTTGCGAGGGTAAGGGAGACTACGGGCAAAGACTGGCATGTAGCCCCTTTCCT GCTGCCTACCCCCGTAAGAGCACTGGCCCAAGTCCTCCTAACAAACGACAAGGGCATCCGCGACCCCTTTGACGGGTCCGACCCCCTCGAGAGCAACCTCGAAGGCTTCAAAGCAGACGAGCAAGTCTGGGGTGACTTTGAACTCCAAgccatggcggcgatgacgtACTCGGGTGTTTTCATGAACGAGGACGGGCTGAGAGCGGCGATGAGATTTCTGTGTCAGATCCAAACCAATGCGTTCAATCGGCTCGATGCGGACACGGGCATGTCGGGGATTTTTCTCGATCCTGCGCTGGCGAGGGTGAATCACTCTTGTGTGCCGAATGCGTTTATCGGGTTTGATAAGAGGACGGCGACGCTGAGGGCGGAGAGACCGATtaaggagggagaggagattACGATTTCTTACATTG CAAACGACAAGCCTAGGTCGATACGCCGTGAAGGACTTCGACTCTACTACTTTGAGTGCGACTGCCCACGGTGTGTGGATGATCTTGATGTATACCAGGTTGCTCAGACATCGCCGGTCATTTCACTTAACTCGTTCAGCTTGCAGCCGGATCCCACAAAGTTCCGAGAACCGGCTATCGACAAATCAGGTATCTCGATGAACCAAATCGAGATTATCTACAAAGTGGTCTATGACCAGACAAAATCAGAGCAGGACACCTCGATTGAAGCGGCACGGACTCGCTGGAAATTGTGCAAGCCCTTGGTTGAAGCAAAGATGTGGGCAGTCGAACCATTACCAACcacaatcctcctcctcgcaaCCAACTGGCAGACCAACTACAAATGGGCCGTTTACGCCCTACCACTGGCTTGTTTCTTGGCAACCCAATGCGATCCCATCAAGCTTGTTGCCCCATTCATGCCGTGGCGCATCAAGGGCGTCATGATTATTACGAAACTGCTGGCTTTCACGGGAGAACTGACGTCAAGCGGGGAACTGGCAAAAAGGTGTACTCACGAGGGCATTGTTGGTgctttggcgatggcggaTCAAGTCACCATGTGCCAAGCTCTCCTCCACATCGTCGTCCATCAGTGCTCTATCGGCGCTGCTGAGGATTGGGACGTATTGAAGGAGGCCAAAATGATGCTGAAGGATCTTGAGAGTTTGCCCGGACGGGTAGACGAGTCGAAGATGGTACAGGCGTGGGCTAGAGACCCTGAAGATCCGCAAGCAAAAGCATTTTTTGAGAGCGAGGTGCTCAAGCCCGTCAACACGTTGGCTTCCTTCGCGCtggagattttggaggaTGTGCTTGTCCAAGGGCAAGGATCAGTAGTTCGACGTTAG
- a CDS encoding uncharacterized protein (EggNog:ENOG503PI0G) has protein sequence MATCGILLRLLDAPRLQGISWPAWSPASGRNSLLTERPPPEWTPWNGSIFDWGLMSWRKYITFLAPPSTIDVDPADFALRTKLELIGKDTLCDIKAINVDDTTTQISIHSPGTKAAQDAAQRVRKLLIEEADIKDMWRTNGLLCPSKSGADYSAIVFGRDRCAVVPSASAPTVSETTSGTHQAKYKAQLTDIVDRAVGSLVRDPNKMQMRVKIGYLQRREIWNPEKRRYSSAEMERELEYAAFRDVIHLSPYVPVDVVEALRVALINGDESLPAVVRESVDPDSEPEFSLYIVTPNLEIECMVEGVEAGRGRKPRIMPVCAYQRTKVYNKFSVLNACPDRGTDWELNISQEVSRREGRPRLPLTEDDMARLTKISQGTYAGGFPKISVSQDFIKKNKVSNIVGKVIWTLELSFKYSLEITVYHSFGTNTTKPPTTTTLLSVFSPDWDDHLGLPVMIPRKWDKSFATQLLTSRDKTQVPYPLTQDGGDEHPLDELLSWVSWVQEMLDNLLSVGAKGSNRVVS, from the exons ATGGCTACTTGTGGGATATTATTGCGACTACTGGACGCTCCTCGCCTACAAGGAA TTAGCTGGCCCGCCTGGTCACCGGCTTCTGGTCGGAACTCTCTCCTCACCGAG AGACCACCGCCAGAATGGACACCATGGAACGGAAGCATTTTCGactgggggttgatgagctggCGGAAATATATC ACCTTTCTCgccccaccctccaccatcgATGTCGACCCGGCCGACTTTGCTCTACGCACAAAGTTGGAACTGATTGGCAAGGATACCTTGTGTGACATCAAGGCCATTAATGTCGACGACACGACCACCCAAATTTCCATACATTCACCTGGCACCAAGGCTGCGCAGGACGCTGCCCAGCGAGTGAGGAAACTACTCATCGAGGAAGCCGACATCAAAGACATGTGGAGAACCAATGGACTGCTGTGCCCATCCAAGTCAGGTGCAGATTACTCGGCTATCGTGTTTGGTCGTGATAGATGCGCTGTCGTCCCCTCAGCATCGGCCCCAACCGTCTCGGAAACCACCTCTGGGACTCATCAAGCCAAGTATAAGGCCCAGCTAACTGATATTGTTGACCGGGCCGTCGGATCACTTGTCCGAGACCCAAACAAGATGCAGATGCGTGTCAAGATCGGCTACCTACAGCGACGTGAAATTTGGAACccagagaagaggaggtacAGCTCGGCCGAAATGGAGCGTGAGCTAGAGTATGCCGCCTTCCGCGACGTAATCCATCTTTCACCATA TGTTCCTGTCGATGTGGTTGAAGCCCTCAGAGTCGCCCTGATCAACGGGGATGAAAGTTTGCCAGCAGTGGTCCGAGAGAGCGTTGACCCCGACTCCGAACCTGAGTTCTCCCTATACATAGTCACGCCAAATTTGGAGATTGAGTGTATGGTAGAAGGCGTTGAGGCGGGGAGAGGCCGAAAGCCTAGAATCATGCCCGTGTGTGCCTATCAACGAACCAAAGTCTACAACAAATTCTCAGTCCTCAATGCTTGCCCCGACAG AGGTACTGATTGGGAGTTGAATATTTCCCAGGAGGTCAGCCGCAGGGAAGGCAGGCCCCGTCTACCTTTGACTGAAGATGACATGGCTAGGCTCACCAAGATCAGCCAAGGTACATATGCAGGTGGCTTCCCCAAGATTTCGGTGTCCCAAGacttcatcaagaagaacaaggtgTCGAACATTGTGGGCAAGGTCATCTGGACCCTGGAGCTGAGCTTCAAGTATAGCCTTGAGATTACGGTGTACCATTCGTTCGGAACGAACACAACGAAGCCTCCGACTACGACAACTCTGCTCTCCGTATTCAGTCCTGACTGGGACGATCACCTCGGGCTCCCCGTTATGATTCCGCGGAAATGGGACAAGAGTTTTGCCACTCAACTCCTGACCTCGAGAGACAAGACCCAGGTCCCATACCCCTTGACGCAGGATGGTGGCGATGAGCATCCATTGGATGAGCTTTTGTCGTGGGTATCGTGGGTGCAGGAGATGCTTGATAACCTGTTGAGTGTAGGGGCAAAGGGCTCGAACCGAGTCGTGTCCTGA
- a CDS encoding uncharacterized protein (EggNog:ENOG503P8R8) yields the protein MKTASCECKKCQASVGSFSNLWIRIGNSYLGPVIQSDEDLAIRCEGTTRIGGKGTLVEGCHLQTLFCDGCAAILGFRCIETPVNHVLDDNQVLLRIASVNLLGEEREELEPEVKRVLSINEPSRTSNGGPPYLSSNSPSTLEFQQLKFDLEGQKDYLRRIDNNGFRIVAGLDKRVARVESDSKTLQETVSGFKGSILGVQDSLKSLLGSELNGIDKCGTEQKATLEGLRSRVSLVSDGLDMIQQQATDLAEELREEVSDLKNQLEQTTGELDILRAEIKVSVSADNYARDMAAMRTEIAQLRRDLHTVRSNEHERVAPSFPSRELEILTSNIAKIGNRASKVETLQMEFEILKGRVDRAEANYGASNDRRAAYPLDPETSLPHPGAKKRASSPKPEPVSKRRVPSDQFSDYTVSGHSAAPLTPLGQSSTTNLQNPKKRGRPKTAAALSNSGGR from the exons ATCAGACGAGGACTTGGCCATTCGATGCGAAGGAACGACAAGAATCGGGGGAAAGGGGACTCTGGTGGAGGGATG CCATTTACAAACCCTTTTCTGTGACGGTTGTGCAGCCATACTCGGCTTTCGATGCATTGAGACCCCAGTCAACCATGTCCTCGACGA CAACCAAGTTCTGTTGAGAATCGCGTCTGTCAATCTGCTCGGtgaggaaagagaggagCTTGAACCCGAGGTCAAACGAGtcctcagcatcaacgaACCGTCAAGAACGAGCAATGGTGGGCCGCCCTACCTGTCCTCAAATTCCCCCAGTACCCTCGAGTTTCAGCAGCTCAAGTTCGACCTCGAAGGCCAAAAAGACTACCTCAGACGTATTGACAACAATGGCTTCAGAATTGTGGCAGGCTTGGACAAACGTGTGGCTCGTGTGGAGAGTGATTCAAAGACACTACAAGAAACAGTGAGTGGGTTCAAGGGAAGCATACTCGGAGTACAGGATAGCCTCAAGTCACTACTCGGATCAGAACTGAACGGGATTGATAAATGCGGGACCGAGCAAAAGGCGACACTGGAAGGCCTTCGGAGCCGGGTGTCCCTGGTCAGTGATGGCCTCGACATGATCCAACAGCAGGCAACAGATCTCGCCGAAGAGCTGCGAGAGGAAGTCTCAGATCTCAAGAACCAACTTGAACAGACGACAGGAGAGCTTGATATACTGAGGGCCGAGATCAAAGTGAGCGTCAGCGCCGACAACTATGCCCGCGATATGGCTGCTATGCGCACCGAGATCGCGCAGCTCAGAAGAGATCTTCACACTGTGCGCAGCAACGAACACGAACGTGTTgccccttcttttccctcaaGGGAGCTCGAGATTCTTACCAGCAACATCGCGAAGATTGGTAATCGAGCCAGCAAGGTCGAGACTTTACAAATGGAGTTTGAGATCTTGAAAGGGAGGGTCGACAGAGCAGAGGCAAATTATGGGGCATCCAACGATCGACGTGCGGCATATCCCTTGGATCCAGAGACATCTCTTCCCCACCCAGGAGCGAAGAAGCGGGCTTCTTCGCCCAAGCCGGAGCCTGTATCTAAACGAAGAGTGCCCTCGGACCAATTCTCGGATTACACGGTCTCTGGACACAGTGCTGCGCCGCTCACCCCGTTGGGGCAGAGTAGCACGACAAACTTGCAAAATCCCAAGAAACGGGGTCGTCCCAAGACAGCTGCTGCATTATCCAACTCGGGAGGCAGGTGA
- the GIM5 gene encoding subunit of tubulin prefoldin (BUSCO:EOG092655L0; COG:O; EggNog:ENOG503P452) — MPRSANCRGNSGASTAPHPPPGAHTVPGLITAPSKSQDHHRSPTLTMASQGRQQGGEQISLDTLTAPQLSAVKKQLDEEVEHLSQSYAQLAAAQSKFKECLRVVKSGSETFDEKKPILVPLTNSLYVKGRMADPDKVIVDVGTGFYVEKDTKSAAEFYEAKVKELAANIQGLEGIVQAKTQNLRLVEEVLRQKVLAAGPAAGQAAQAS; from the exons ATGCCCCGCAGCGCAAACTGTCGCGGGAATAGTGGGGCATCAACGGCGCCTCATCCACCGCCAGGCGCACACACCGTCCCGGGACTCATCACAGCTCCTTCAAAGTCCCAGGATCACCACCGATCCCCAACTCTCACAATGGCCAGCCAAGGAAGAcagcaaggaggagagcaaA TCTCCCTCGATACCCTCACAGCCCCCCAACTCTCGGCCGTGAAAAAGCAACTCGACGAAGAAGTCGAGCACCTCTCCCAATCTTACGCCcagctcgccgccgcccagtCCAAGTTCAAGGAGTGCCTCCGGGTCGTCAAGTCCGGCTCCGAGACCTTTGACGAGAAAAAGCCCATCCTCGTCCCCTTGACCAACTCCCTCTACGTCAAGGGCCGGATGGCCGACCCGGACAAGGTCATTGTTGATGTCGGGACTGGGTTTTACGTCGAAAAG GACACCAAGAGCGCGGCAGAGTTTTATGaggccaaggtcaaggagttGGCTGCGAATATTCAAGGACTGGAGGGCATCGTGCAGGCCAAGACTCAGAATTtgaggctggtggaggaag TTCTCAGACAAAAGGTCTTGGCTGCTGGACCAGCTGCTGGCCAGGCTGCTCAGGCGTCATGA